A genomic stretch from Rubripirellula reticaptiva includes:
- a CDS encoding sigma-54-dependent transcriptional regulator: MSTSSLVLVVDDEPSICWALEKMLVGEGHRVITASSAEEGLRLAAEHQPAMVILDVRLPKEDGISALPKFLAATPHCSVVIITAFGDLETAVAAVKNGATDYLTKPFKLEDALRTCRSALRKSLTQNAVSLTASSTHVSPPTGPMVIDQSVLIGVSPAMQQVFRQIALVADSDLSVLVTGETGTGKELVAAAIHRHSRRSEQTYIPIAPVTLNPELIESELFGHVKGAFTGANEDRAGLFERAEGGTILLDEIGELPLGTQVKLLRVLEQGQYCRVGEVVPRTADVRIIAATNCDLHDSVGSGEFREDLFHRLTGVQIHLPPLRDRTEDIEPLCRHFLAAMNYGFDGDPLDKSLLAELRVRPWHGNIRELKNAVGHAAVVARGRSLLVEDFPSPKPGRDHGGASPPTHLDRATRSWTQQTIDNCDGDLTDLHAKFLAAAEPSLLAVVLQVTGGNRAKAAEILGIHRGTLRDRLRVYGMDETNA; this comes from the coding sequence ATGAGCACGTCATCGTTGGTATTGGTTGTCGACGACGAGCCGTCGATTTGTTGGGCGCTGGAAAAAATGCTCGTTGGCGAAGGCCATCGCGTGATTACGGCTTCGTCGGCCGAAGAGGGGCTGCGTTTGGCGGCCGAGCATCAGCCGGCGATGGTTATTTTGGATGTAAGATTGCCAAAGGAAGATGGCATTTCGGCGCTGCCAAAGTTCTTGGCCGCGACCCCTCATTGCTCCGTTGTCATCATCACAGCCTTCGGTGATTTGGAAACCGCCGTGGCTGCGGTCAAAAACGGTGCGACCGATTACTTGACCAAGCCGTTCAAGTTAGAGGACGCGCTGCGAACGTGCCGATCAGCTCTGCGGAAATCGCTAACGCAAAACGCAGTCTCACTCACTGCGTCATCGACTCATGTGTCACCGCCGACAGGACCTATGGTGATCGATCAAAGTGTCTTGATCGGTGTCTCGCCAGCGATGCAGCAGGTGTTTCGTCAGATCGCGCTTGTCGCCGACAGTGACCTGTCTGTACTGGTTACCGGCGAAACGGGAACCGGCAAAGAATTGGTCGCCGCGGCAATCCATCGGCACAGTCGACGATCCGAACAAACTTACATCCCGATTGCGCCGGTGACGTTGAATCCCGAGTTGATCGAGAGCGAGTTGTTTGGACATGTCAAAGGTGCGTTTACAGGTGCCAACGAAGATCGCGCGGGGTTGTTCGAACGTGCCGAGGGCGGAACAATTTTGTTGGATGAAATCGGCGAGTTGCCACTCGGGACGCAAGTGAAGTTGCTGCGCGTTCTGGAGCAGGGCCAGTATTGCCGCGTGGGTGAAGTCGTGCCGCGCACAGCGGATGTTCGCATCATCGCCGCGACCAACTGTGACCTTCATGATTCGGTGGGATCGGGAGAGTTTCGCGAAGACTTGTTTCATCGGCTGACGGGTGTCCAGATCCATTTGCCCCCGCTTCGCGATCGGACCGAGGACATTGAACCGTTGTGTCGACATTTCCTCGCCGCGATGAACTATGGTTTTGACGGTGACCCGCTGGATAAATCGTTGTTGGCTGAACTGAGAGTTCGACCCTGGCATGGCAACATTCGCGAACTGAAAAACGCGGTCGGACACGCTGCAGTGGTCGCCCGCGGTCGCTCGCTGTTGGTCGAGGACTTTCCGTCGCCCAAGCCGGGCCGCGATCACGGGGGCGCATCGCCACCGACTCATTTGGACCGGGCGACTCGATCATGGACGCAGCAAACGATCGACAATTGCGACGGCGATCTTACGGATCTGCATGCCAAATTCTTGGCCGCCGCCGAGCCATCACTATTGGCTGTTGTGCTGCAAGTGACGGGTGGAAATCGCGCGAAAGCCGCCGAGATCCTGGGTATTCACCGCGGCACCTTGCGCGATCGACTTCGCGTTTACGGGATGGACGAAACGAACGCGTAG
- a CDS encoding putative RNA methyltransferase, whose product MFQLRCTVRNCPAVLNLQDGGLSCSGGHHFDRAREGYFSLLQPQDRKSKNPGDAETAVLARHRWLARGHAAGLIETLRPWIVDSAKTGLPRTLDLGCGEGSFGPALFADEPSGYCGIDLSRRAIKLAARGWPAGTWVLGNADRFLPAVDRSVDRVISLFGRRPVAEIGRVLADGGVCIVAVPGEEDLIELREQVQLIGRRRSRWEMVVDEMAEVGFQCVEHVNWNQRVELDPAAIADALAMTYRAARHSQHARMESLETMQVTLAADLIQFRRVR is encoded by the coding sequence ATGTTCCAACTCCGCTGCACGGTTCGCAATTGTCCTGCGGTCTTGAATCTTCAGGACGGTGGTTTGTCGTGCAGTGGCGGACACCATTTTGATCGCGCTCGCGAAGGCTACTTCAGCCTGTTGCAGCCCCAAGATCGCAAGTCCAAAAATCCGGGCGATGCAGAAACAGCGGTGTTGGCTCGGCATCGCTGGTTGGCTCGCGGTCATGCCGCTGGGTTGATCGAGACACTGCGGCCTTGGATTGTTGATTCGGCAAAGACGGGTCTTCCCCGCACGCTTGATCTGGGTTGTGGCGAAGGGTCCTTTGGGCCGGCGTTGTTCGCTGACGAACCAAGTGGCTATTGCGGAATCGATTTGTCGCGACGAGCGATCAAGTTGGCGGCGCGAGGATGGCCGGCTGGGACTTGGGTGCTTGGCAATGCCGATCGCTTTCTGCCCGCGGTCGATCGCAGTGTGGATCGCGTGATTTCATTGTTCGGACGTCGGCCGGTTGCGGAAATTGGCCGCGTGCTGGCTGATGGCGGCGTGTGCATCGTTGCCGTGCCGGGCGAAGAAGACTTGATCGAACTTCGCGAGCAGGTTCAACTGATTGGTCGTCGACGCAGTCGGTGGGAAATGGTCGTCGACGAGATGGCTGAGGTCGGTTTTCAGTGCGTCGAGCACGTGAACTGGAACCAACGCGTCGAACTCGATCCTGCTGCAATCGCCGACGCCTTGGCGATGACCTATCGAGCCGCGCGGCATTCGCAGCACGCCCGGATGGAGTCGCTGGAAACGATGCAAGTCACGCTGGCCGCCGACTTGATTCAGTTTCGCCGAGTGCGCTAG
- a CDS encoding sensor histidine kinase, translating to MPTPSPFRSLRLRILAPLIATAVLAAGLVSIASYRLGTHWATVELQARFAGIERSLSVANFPLNSMVLGSLAELTQTELIGLDANGKVRASTIEVTSTSITAMRPLASDLESLSPVSVTLAGRRYRVFSFSVNGSPDRQDWVAEVVVLFDEQRFSDSRRRTAMLPLLTGLSTIAALTSITLWLSSRLVRRIGNLQERVEGVAAGDFESVVSDDVDDEIGRLGGAVDSMASQLSQLWKQVHRQESQKLLHQVASGMAHQLRNSLTGARMAIELHAMSCTDDDDEGIQVAIQQLERSEDYVRRLLLVASGRQDEDRPTDVRVCFEDVQSSLAPMAKHLNVTVQWQSNESITLGQVKDGPAWVAAATNLVHNAIQAGDEVVVRLDHVDPSNVRLTVTDNGPGVEPSIADELFEPFVTSKPEGMGLGLPLVRRAAEHLGGEVKWWRIDQQTTFQFEVPVTRADVGSHTIGSES from the coding sequence TTGCCAACGCCATCTCCCTTTCGCTCGCTAAGGCTTCGAATTCTTGCTCCCTTGATTGCAACAGCGGTCTTGGCGGCGGGCTTGGTGTCGATCGCGTCGTACCGATTGGGGACTCATTGGGCGACCGTTGAATTGCAGGCTCGTTTCGCCGGGATCGAGCGTTCGCTATCCGTCGCCAACTTTCCGCTCAATTCGATGGTGTTGGGTTCGCTTGCCGAATTGACCCAGACCGAGCTGATCGGACTTGATGCTAACGGCAAGGTTCGCGCCAGCACGATCGAAGTCACAAGCACATCGATCACTGCGATGCGACCACTCGCTAGCGATCTGGAAAGCCTATCGCCGGTCTCGGTCACTTTGGCCGGTCGTCGTTACCGTGTGTTTTCGTTTTCGGTCAACGGTTCGCCTGATCGTCAAGATTGGGTTGCCGAAGTGGTGGTGTTGTTCGACGAGCAACGGTTTTCCGACAGCCGTCGTCGCACAGCGATGTTACCATTGTTGACCGGGCTTTCCACGATCGCCGCGTTAACGTCGATCACGTTGTGGTTATCGTCTCGTTTGGTGCGCCGCATCGGCAACTTGCAAGAGCGAGTCGAAGGAGTCGCGGCGGGTGATTTCGAATCGGTGGTATCCGATGATGTCGACGACGAAATCGGCCGACTCGGTGGCGCGGTCGATTCGATGGCGTCGCAATTGAGTCAGTTGTGGAAACAAGTTCATCGCCAGGAAAGTCAAAAGTTGTTGCACCAAGTTGCCAGCGGGATGGCGCATCAATTGCGAAACAGTTTGACAGGGGCACGTATGGCGATCGAGCTGCATGCGATGTCTTGTACCGATGATGATGACGAAGGCATTCAAGTCGCGATCCAACAATTGGAGCGATCCGAAGACTACGTTCGTCGTTTGTTGTTGGTCGCATCGGGGCGGCAAGACGAAGACCGGCCCACTGACGTGCGAGTCTGTTTTGAAGATGTACAGTCGAGTCTTGCGCCGATGGCAAAGCACTTGAACGTGACCGTGCAATGGCAGTCCAACGAATCGATAACGCTGGGGCAAGTGAAAGACGGTCCGGCGTGGGTTGCCGCGGCCACCAATCTTGTTCACAACGCGATCCAAGCTGGCGATGAGGTTGTCGTTCGCCTGGATCATGTCGATCCGAGCAACGTGCGGCTGACGGTCACGGACAACGGGCCGGGGGTCGAGCCGTCGATTGCTGACGAGCTGTTCGAGCCGTTCGTGACGTCCAAGCCCGAAGGCATGGGGTTGGGATTGCCACTGGTTCGCCGCGCCGCCGAGCATCTTGGTGGCGAAGTCAAATGGTGGCGCATCGACCAGCAAACCACTTTTCAATTTGAAGTACCCGTCACGCGTGCAGACGTGGGCTCCCACACGATCGGATCGGAATCATGA
- a CDS encoding Hsp70 family protein, whose amino-acid sequence MSEKKTPIVGIDLGTTRSVIAWVDASGKPMTIPNAEGDPTTPSVVLFESDGVTVGKEALKALRVLPDQVATFAKREMGNREYSKTINGKNYPPEMIQSLILGKLKQYAELRLRTKVTKAVITVPAYFNEPKRRSTIDAGTFAGLDVCAVINEPTAAAIAYGVDRQSESLGPQMVLVYDLGGGTFDASLVRVDGKKFDVIATDGNAMLGGVDWDKCLARWIDDEFAANHGFHPSKSADGETFLWREAEELKHTLTTRKSADVRIVFEGRSLQTKITRELFEELTAHLLDRTRFTIAKLIEDSGVSWIEVDKILLVGGSTRMPQVSEMLAKETGVEPDASISADEVVAHGAAIYATSLSQYASANQSDAPEPVRAKSKQPAKTAKTDSSSLQITDVNSHHLGVMGTDKKTNRRVNHIMIRRNTPLPASKTSRFETNTANQPNVVVEVVEGGDATGRHATPIGRCVIHGLPPHLAAGTPVDVSFQYDTNGLIHVEAVLPRSGQKASLTIDRAAGLSNEERGEMEDILSALGLDD is encoded by the coding sequence TTGTCTGAAAAAAAAACTCCTATCGTCGGCATCGATTTAGGCACCACTCGCAGCGTTATCGCATGGGTCGACGCGTCCGGCAAACCGATGACCATCCCCAACGCCGAAGGTGACCCGACAACGCCCTCGGTCGTATTGTTCGAAAGCGATGGCGTTACGGTTGGTAAAGAAGCCCTGAAGGCGCTGCGGGTTCTGCCCGATCAGGTCGCTACGTTTGCAAAACGCGAAATGGGCAATCGCGAATACTCAAAGACGATCAACGGTAAGAACTATCCGCCCGAGATGATTCAGTCGCTGATTCTTGGCAAGCTGAAACAGTATGCGGAATTGCGTCTGCGGACCAAAGTCACCAAAGCTGTGATAACGGTCCCAGCGTACTTCAACGAGCCCAAACGTCGATCAACGATTGACGCGGGCACGTTTGCGGGGCTCGACGTCTGTGCCGTCATCAACGAGCCAACCGCGGCCGCGATTGCCTACGGCGTCGATCGCCAAAGCGAATCGCTTGGACCGCAAATGGTGCTGGTCTATGACTTGGGTGGCGGCACGTTCGATGCGTCGCTAGTCCGTGTCGACGGCAAAAAGTTCGACGTGATCGCGACCGATGGCAACGCAATGTTGGGCGGTGTGGACTGGGACAAGTGTTTGGCTCGATGGATCGACGACGAGTTCGCAGCCAACCACGGCTTTCACCCTTCAAAGTCTGCCGATGGAGAAACGTTCTTGTGGCGTGAAGCCGAAGAACTCAAACACACGCTAACGACTCGCAAGTCGGCCGACGTCCGAATTGTGTTCGAAGGCCGCTCGCTGCAAACCAAGATCACTCGCGAACTTTTCGAGGAACTGACTGCTCACCTGTTGGATCGGACACGGTTCACGATCGCCAAACTGATCGAAGACTCGGGTGTGTCATGGATTGAAGTCGACAAGATCCTGCTGGTCGGCGGTTCGACTCGGATGCCGCAAGTCAGCGAGATGCTGGCCAAAGAAACCGGTGTTGAACCGGATGCCTCGATCTCGGCTGACGAAGTGGTCGCCCATGGCGCGGCCATCTATGCGACATCGCTCAGCCAGTACGCGTCCGCCAATCAATCGGATGCACCGGAGCCTGTTCGAGCCAAATCAAAACAACCCGCCAAGACCGCCAAAACAGATTCGTCATCGCTTCAAATCACCGACGTCAACTCTCACCATCTTGGCGTGATGGGCACCGACAAGAAAACTAACAGGCGAGTCAATCACATCATGATTCGCCGCAACACGCCGTTGCCAGCGTCCAAGACATCCCGATTCGAAACCAACACTGCTAATCAACCCAACGTCGTCGTCGAAGTCGTCGAAGGGGGCGATGCCACGGGCCGCCACGCCACGCCCATCGGCCGCTGTGTGATCCATGGGTTGCCGCCGCATCTAGCCGCCGGCACGCCCGTCGACGTGTCGTTCCAGTACGACACAAATGGGTTGATCCACGTCGAAGCGGTGCTGCCAAGATCGGGTCAAAAGGCCAGCCTGACGATTGACCGAGCGGCTGGATTGTCGAACGAAGAACGTGGCGAAATGGAAGACATCCTGTCCGCCTTGGGCCTGGACGACTAG
- a CDS encoding FKBP-type peptidyl-prolyl cis-trans isomerase, whose amino-acid sequence MKSMFVAVAPLAASLCLVASTFGQGAALQGIANTADKLKQSIQEPITAGPKDKLERVAPGKIDADAPRKFTKTASGLQYRILRKSDKKKPAASNSVVAHYKGWFDNKEIFDSSYRKGRPIPFPLSGVIKGWTEGMQFIGEGGMIELDIPYQLGYGERGMPGAVPPRARLHFVVELVEIK is encoded by the coding sequence ATGAAATCTATGTTTGTTGCTGTAGCGCCGCTGGCCGCGTCATTGTGTTTGGTTGCTTCGACTTTTGGACAAGGTGCCGCCCTGCAGGGGATCGCCAACACGGCTGATAAGTTAAAACAGAGCATTCAAGAACCGATCACTGCCGGCCCCAAGGACAAACTTGAGCGAGTCGCACCGGGCAAGATTGACGCGGACGCACCCCGTAAGTTCACCAAGACAGCATCCGGGCTTCAGTACCGAATCCTTCGTAAGAGCGACAAGAAAAAACCGGCCGCTTCGAATTCGGTCGTTGCGCACTACAAGGGCTGGTTTGACAACAAGGAGATCTTTGACAGCTCTTATCGCAAGGGACGCCCGATTCCGTTCCCGCTAAGTGGCGTGATCAAAGGTTGGACCGAAGGCATGCAGTTTATCGGCGAAGGTGGCATGATTGAATTGGATATTCCTTATCAGCTTGGTTACGGCGAGCGAGGCATGCCCGGAGCGGTTCCTCCGCGTGCTCGGTTGCACTTCGTCGTCGAACTTGTGGAAATCAAGTAG